Within Phaenicophaeus curvirostris isolate KB17595 chromosome 7, BPBGC_Pcur_1.0, whole genome shotgun sequence, the genomic segment CTCCTGATTATGCTGAGCAGTCTGTCACCTTTCAAAGGGATGTCAATCTGCATTAGTTCTAGCACCATCCTGTGCGACCATTGCCCGTGACAGTTCAAAATGGAAACCCACCATGAAGGCACACTGGGATACCCCAAGAGCCACTAGATCTATGTTTCCAGGTGGAATCAGCTCTGCACGGATATCTCAGCTTCTCCGAAGTTATTCTTGGGTAACCAGTCCTTGGGTGAAGAAAGATATCTCTGAGCGGAAAGGTAGGAACATCTGTCTCCTGCAAGGATATTGTTCCCAGTGAAGCAGAACATCTCATCTGTCCGCCTGCAAAATACACTGCTTGCTGAGAAAGGTCTGGATCATTTTGAGTAGAAGGTGAGCACCTATACGTGTGCAAAATAAAGCACAGTCCATTTGCAGGATGAAACAGCAGGTCAGCTTAAGGACATCTGCAGTGTGGGCACTGAAAGCTGTACGGAAGGGTAAAGTACACCCACAAaactttttctaaaataaaggaATGCATGGCTGTTCTAGCCTTCATTTACCACCACTGCTctttcaaacaaaaccacatcaaTATAGCAGAACTAGTGGGAAGCAGAGGGATTGATTGGGATGGAGAGAGGCTCCACTTCAGTGGAAACACTGACTGTACCTGAGTGACCCCTTTCCTTCAGGGCCCTTTTGCACTATGTCTGCTCAGGAATCTGAAGGACAAGTGCTGCAagtagaaatgttttcatttatgaatGACAGCATGATGATGTAGTTGCCTATGACAGCAGAGGACAGCAGCATCAGAGACTGGCTGTCCCTGGGTTGCTACCCTAGGTTTGAGCACACTGCCAGGCAGCCTTAGAAAACCACGTTTCCTTTATGGGCTGTTCCAGCTTGACTGCTTGCATGGCTAGGGGGGAGAACAACTTTGCTTGGCCCAATGTTACACTGGGTCTCTCCCTTTGCCATCTCTTGGCACTTACATCTCCTGCACGCACCACCTGAACAGCCTTACACAGTGCTAAGGAGAAGGCTGGATTGCTCCTGGCACAAAGATAAATAACATGGGCCATCAAACAGGAGGTAAAGCCCCAGCACTCAGCTGCTGAGGGCTGTTGATCTCATTCTGGTATGGGCTCCCTGTGTGAGTCATCTCCTATAGCCCTCACCTAACTTACCCGTGAAACAGCGAACAAACTCCATGTCCATACTGTGTAAGAACAACCACCTGAAACAGGGAAAGGACTAGCTACAATGGCTTTAAAATTGGataggggaagatttaggttagtaattacgaagaatttcttcacgatgacggtgttgaggcactggcacaggttgcccagggaagttgtggatgccccatccctgggagtgttcaaggccaggttggatggggcattgagcagcctggtctggtgggaggtgtccctgcccatggcagggggttggaactggatgggctttgaggtcccttccaacccaaaccattctacgtttctgtgattctatgtcagATCAATATTAAGTTTAATAATTCCTCATTTTTGCTTTGCACGTGACAATTGTCACATCCCCAGATTCGAGCACTTTCAGCTCAGACAATATGCTCCTGCACTGCTATCTTTAATTGGCACTTTCCTGCCAAGCCCCAGCGTTTTCCATCGGGCTTTTTCCACGTGAGAGCTGCCACAAACAAAGCAGTCCGCTGACCCACTTAACTCCCACGTGAAGGCGCACGAAGCTTTGCTTCGGTCAccaaatagaaaagaaaatgtgagagCAGACGGTTTTGATTAAAGGGAAGTGAGCAAATGGCTTCAAGGTTCATTGTGTGCACATGGGCACGTTTGCGTGTGTTCACTCCTTGCAGAAATTTGGCCACCCAGGGAGAAGCCCGGAAAGCAGGTAGTCGTCATGCATTGTGAATTGGGTTTTATTTGAGATTTCCCGTTAGCATGAAGGTCCTGGGAGCCGTGCAACATCCCCAGCAGGCCTCCTCCTCTGACCTGGAGTGACTGCCTCCAGGGCAGGAGATGGTTCATCCTCCCTGACCAAAACATCAAGGAAGGTACCAATTAGTGTTAATTGTGGTGCCCTTTGTTTTGTGACTGGACTCTGAGCTgaaaccccccaaaactgaacacaggcaACTGGCAACAGCTTTCCACCCTGTTTGACCCAAGCTACATTTAATGCAGTAGACTAGAAGCTCTCTACTCATAATGAGGCACAGGCACTGGGTCTTGTATTTGCACTGGAGACCATATTTTTCCTGGCTGCCCTCAGGCCCCTGGGGAGAAACATTTACCCATCAGACTAGCAGGATGCCTATTTTTGTCTTGCACTTGAGTTTACATTTAACAACATTTCAGTcccatttcctcttctctcatAACTGCCCACTTACACTCTTTCCAATGGATTTACCTCTTCCTGTGCTTGTTCTCTGTAGTCATCTGCTGTTATTTTATATAGTTATCTGTGTTATTGTATCTTTTTTCCACCACCCAAACACAATTATGCTCAcctctctctttatttttcatacttGCACATCACACATGCACATACCTTAGCAGCATGGATTCTTTTAatctttgaaaaacatttcctttttatcCTCGCCCAAATATTAAGCCGACTGGAAAGCGACACATCAAGGTTAGGAATGCAGTCTGCTCCTGACAAGGAAAAAATGCTGAGCTTTGCAAGACAGGCTAAGTGGATTAAGATCCTTTTTAAAGATTAAGTCACCCTTCACCCCAAACACAGATTTCTACTGAAATTAATGGAAGCTCTCACAAAATGCAAGGGGAGGGCTGACAGTGAACAGCAACACAGCAAACATATACCGGCAGCCCACTCAAACCCATTGTCCAAATCACAGGCTCCAAACGGTTCTTAACAACCAACTGATCGAATCTATACTACATAATAACACGGCAGGagttcatcttttaaaattatgagctgatggggaaaaaaagctgagcTAGTAGTTCTCAGGATAAAAACTTGGGCTGTGATTCATCTGATGTGCCTGCATTGACATTAAACCAACAGACAGGTTTGCCTTAAGAGAATCCAAACTGCTTCTGAAATGAGTCCTTTGCGCTTGCATTGCTCCTGCCAGCCCCGGCACAAAGCtctggcagctccagcagctccaaacTTGGATGGTTTGGCTTTCAGGATACAATTCAATAGGATGCATTTTAAGCATTGTCCAGCTGATAAACTGCAAGCATCATGTTTTGTGGGGGATAGCTGAGTGAAAAGCCTTATAGATTTGTATTATAGATTTGTCTTACATTTCCTCTGTCCATTGCTTCCGGGCGGATGAAGCCAGCCCTTCCAACGGGCAGACCTGCAAATGCAGCCCAGCATCTAAAAGTCATACCAGATCCCTTCGAGCTCTCATatcaacacaaataaaaatcctgcaggcaaaaaagcagctgtgctgctgctggcacagaCCCTGCTCACTCCCCACCACACGACTGCCTTCTGCAGGGCATGCTGGTGAGAAACAGTAACTCTGAGTACACGCAGCCAGCACGACAGAGGCAAGGTACTGTCCTCTGTCTCAAAACGGTGCAACACTTCCAGCCTTGCAAAGCCACCCTGACAGAACTAACTCTATTTTCCTGCTTGTTTTAAAGGAACCAAAGCACATGCAAGCTGGGGGTTCATGCAGTACTTACAAGAAACTGGCAGCAATGCAACATTGCAGAGCAAGCAGCCTGATTTCCAGGTCTGTAGCCCTCCTTTCAGTCAGCActggaaaaaatacacagaagaaaatagggCTTTCCAGAATCACTGCCCTAAAAaacaggttttggttttctccctcctgttcttttaaacaagttttaaatCCAGGCCAGGCCCTAGACTCCACATGATAGATCCAGTGCAGAGCCAAAAGCGTGGCCACAGACAGGCGGTGACCCCGGTGCCCGTGACTCACTGCAGACAGCCACCGCGTTGTCTGGAACTCCTGTAGCATTTGTCCTCACAATCCTGCCAGCTCCCTTCAATGCCACATTCGAAGACAAGTATGAACcagcattttcttccctgattGAAGCCAAGAATCAAGTAGGAGCTTCTCTGCAGCTTATCCTTTTCCAGCACAGGAGATCCACACAGTTACTGGCTACAGACACTCAGGTGTGTAAGTAGTCCAAGCCTCTCAGGACAGCCAGCATCTCTGTTCCTGCCATATGCTTAATTAATGCTAGCTGGGAGAAGCGAGGAGAGGCCTTGCTGCACCCTGCATGGGAGAAAATGCTTTGCTTTAGCAATTCTCACTCATGCCGTTAACCATTTCCTTGGCTCactctggcagctgctggcctTGGGCAGGGAGGGATGTGCCTGGATTAGCAGTGCCAGGCAGCGGACTGATGCAGGGAACATCCCTCCCCTCCATTCCAGCAGCACCCTGGGGCGTCCCCCGCGTATCTCTGGCACAGAAGGTGCCGATCGTTGCTGCCTGGAGTTGGACGTTTCAAGACTTTGTGGGTCAGACTGTAAACTCTGGGAAACAGGGTGTGTTTCAACAGCATCTTGGACGATGAAGGAGTCTGGTCCAAGAGGAGGACTTAGGGCATTCCTGGAAAACATCTAATGGAGATCACATCCACAGTACTCCTGGTACCTTCCTGCCCTGCTTTCACCAGCAACGCCCTGCACAGCACCTCACGCAACGCAGCCCTGCCCTGGCCAGCTGCACGGCACAGGTGAAGTGAGAGCCAAACACGCTAGGACTCTGAAGGGAAAGCTGGGAGTGGAGGGATTTCCTGTGGCTACCATCTGCCTCACTGGTGCTTTAGTTAGAGAGGACGTCATCCCTCAGAACCACGCACAAATCTTCCCTTGCACCATGAGCTATCTGCAGACAGGTTTTAGCCTTGTTCCTTGGGGCTGCAGACATTTCAAAAGCCAGGCATGCAAGCAAACAGGCTTGATACTGGCAAGAGCAAGCGTCACCTGCCCagcctgctctcctcctcctctcaggACAGATGAGCAAGCACCAGTGCTTGAACCACGGCTTCCAGCACGCTCCTGACACGCTGCGCAGCCTCAGCATCCCACAGCACATCTCACAGGCAATGCAGATAAGACAAACTCCAAACTGCATCTTTAATTTCCAGCGGTCTAACACTGCCACATTCACCAACACCCTTTTCTCTAGAGGTGGCATTGGCTACATCATTTCTTTATCTCTGCTATTTTGCAGCCAATTCCACTTTTCTCCCTGCCACCCCCAATCCCCCACCCCATCCTGCTTTTGCTTCCCAGCTTCACATGCTGGGAAACGTTGTGCACTCCCTAAGCCCAGTTCTCCATTCTGCAAAACAGACAAATTGGAACAAGTGAATGGAAATTAGCAGACTTTGCTAGCACCTAAGTGCTCTCTGAAGCTTGTAAACAGTACAATATACATAGGTGTTCAGTAAACCAGCTCTACAAAGTCATTGATTACAGAAAGTTTGCAAGCTATGCCTTGAAACCAAAGCCCCAACACTCCCAGCACTCCAGTAAAACCAACTCACAGCCTGTCCTAAAATCAGTGGCCAGGTTCCTATTTGTCCAAGATGAATGAACAAATGACCGGAGagctgagaaataaaaaccagtGCAAGGTCTGAGGCATAACTCATGACACAGCACGTCTGTCCATTTGCTACGGAAACTATGTTTGGCAAGTATCAGGTGTCTGAATTTCTGTTTATGTACATCTCCCAGGACTGCAGTGTATTAATAACAGAGGCAGCCCAAAACCAGAAGCTATCACCAAGAAAAGCTACCCTTCTGCTGAGACTCCCGTGCTGTAGCCTGCGTATTGTTGGGCTCTACTTGAACAGCACAGAATTTTTTCCTTGCTCTTCAGATTTGCCATCTAGGCTGATCTCAATTGAAGGAAGAccaataaataaaaggaagggaaaggtaAATTACAGCAGGAAGCAAACCTTATTGTAAGCACAGCTTTCTGGAACGTCTTCCCATCAAGGCTCACACTGCCATGTGAATATAGACCACAAGCAGCAACCAGGGTTCTAGCTTAAAGGCACAAACCTTTCCAAGAGGTCTGCAAAAGCCTACGGCCCCAGCAGCTCATGCAGCTTGACAGGGTAGCCCTGGCACCACAAGCATGAAAAGAAGCCACAGAGTCAAACAGGGAATAAAGCAGCGAGCAGACACAGGCTTCCAGGCAGGGGCAGGACACCGGGCACAGAGAGGAGCACAGTAAGAaatgcagaagaggaagaaagcaacTCCAGGTTCAAAATGCTGGCCAAGGGGTTAGAATGGGAAGCAATGGAAGGGAGCTGCTCAAGCTTTGGTGAACAGGAAACTGCACTAGATAAATTATGCAAACTAAGTTTTCTTATGAGCAGCTTTAACTCAACAGCCTTGGAAGAGTATTTGTGGCAGCACCCAAGAAATGGGCATATTTGGTTTAGATCCATCCCAGATTTCTCCCGTATTCTTAAATCGTGTTGCAGATGCATTAGCCACATGAGTGCAGCCAGTCACTCCAAACTGCCTGGACTAGATAGGCTTCTTCACAAATCAGGGAGGTCTTTTCCCAGGAAACCTTGTGCTTGTCCCCCACACAACTGGAGGTGCTGCCCCCCGGTGCCAGACTGTGCCCCGGAGTCTCAGCTCCAGGCAGGAGCAAGTACAGCCACATTTCTAGttcatctagtgggaggtggccctgcccacggcagggggattagaactggatgatctttaaggtcccttccaactcaaaccatgcTATAATCTTAACACAATAGCCACCTTTATTTTCACAACTGTCCGCTCTGTGCAGATGtattttgcttctcttctgctgctctctgctctaTGAAGTCAAGGTAGTAAAGTTTGTTCAGAGGCGCATGTCACTTACAAACCAGTAAGCAATTTCTGCCAACCACTCTGATCACGTTCATCTTGAAACTCAGCTAGGGATGTATTTTCCATGTATTTGAGGTGTAAACAGTGCCTGTTTCATATCAAACGATGCACAGAGAACAAAGCCTGCTAATGCACGCAGCAGCACTGCCACTGAAAGGCAGGGACTGTCAGTGACCATCGGGCTGCTCAACAGATTTCCCCAGCACGCCGAGGATGCCAAGTGTTTGATGGGGACACACTCATCCAAGTGGCTCCCCCAACAGTTCAGTGACAAAGGAGAACAATCACATTTAAGTCACCACAATAATATCACTATGATCACATGATTGTTCAAATGATCAGGCCACACAGGACAGAATTAGCCTGGCCAATAGTTCAGATGATTTCTCCTCTGCCAGGATTCCAGGTCTTAAAATAGCCAAGGAATTAGTGCCAGGCACCTACCTGAGCAGCCTGTTACTATCACCTGGGCTTTCCTCTGAAATCTGCCGCCAAGCCTGACCTACAGCCAATAGCAGCAGAGTGTTTCATCTCagacaataaaaggaaaaagctaaGTGTGTACCACAAAACCCAAACTGGAATTTCTGCAGATTTGCAATGAAATCCAAATTCTAATTGCAGTCAAAGTGCATTGTCCAATGGGACTGGGTGCCTGCAGTCAGCTATGGCAGGTCGTGTTGGAGTAAGAATAAATCTTGATGCACAACAAAAAGCTACACTCGGTTCTCTGAACTCATACTACTGGCAACAAAAACCTGCCTTCCCATTCCTGGTTCACCCACCCAGAGGCTTATTACAATATCACAACGTGTTTATCGCTCCCTGAAGCAGAAGACACCCATGTTTTATGCAGTCAGTGAGACTAAAATGCAGGGAGAAGATGCTACAGGGCCCAAAGGACAACAGAACTCCTAATACAACCTAGACTGCTGTGACTGCTGGTGAGTTTTCTTTGCAAAGATCTTTGCTTGGTCTAAGAACAGCTGTAAGCAAGACAGGTGTCACTTTTGGTGCTCTCCACAGCTCAGCAGGACGTCCCTCTAAAGGCAGCCACACTCTGCAGGTCCTCGAATATTTTCTGAACAAGGCAGCAGCCCGGTTATAGCACACAGAGCCCCAGTGAATTAGCAAGCGACCTTTGCCCGGTCATCCCAGAGGCAAAGCAGTACAGGCAGTGTGGGCAGATCGTGACTGATCACAAACAGGAGATGAAATTCTGAGCATGTCTTCCTTGGGGATTAAAAAACCCCTCACCCTCTATTTGTGTAACTATGTGACAACTCGTACGAAACACAGACGCCCAGTTACACAGAAGAACCACTACCGAGAGCCAACAGAGTTGAAAAAGTTATTTGTTTTATAACCCGTCATTAATTATAAATGTAAGATAAGGCCGCATCAGCAAGTTCTGAATGGACGGcctcacattttctttcaaaacagcgAGCACTAGAGACAAGTTACAGAATCAACTGAAGGTTCTGGCACAGCGGCAGGCGTGTCATAGCACGGGCACTTGTGAGAACAGAGGCAAGAACACCTTCAAAGGCAGAGAAGCCCGTAGGTCCACTGATGCCTGAACGGGAGGGGTAGGATTTATGAATATTCCTTGCCTAGGAAAGACTGAAACAGTCTAGTCAAGAGGAACTGAGCCAAGGCAGCAGAACCTCCAGAAGCTCCACCTCACCAGTTTTCAAGTTGAGGAAAAACATGGCTACAGCCATCAACTTTTTAAgtctatttctgtttcttcacgTAGGGTTGTGCTCTTGGCTTCTTCTTTGGTCTCTGTGCAGCATTCTTAATGTTGGCAGGGGGTAGTTTGAGAGTTATTTCACTGTCCTCTGCGTCATCATCTGCCTGGGAAGCTTTCCGGCGCTCGAGCACTGATGGAGTACAGACTGGAGTAGGATCCTGGAGAGACCAGAAAAACATGATTCATTGCAAAGCAGTCACCTGAGCCAAGTCGTCACTGCCTCTGTGGTACCACAGGGTAACTCAGGCCAGCTCTCCTTCAGAGCTTCCGTGTTAGGGAACATTGTGTTCTTTTCATAACCAGCTACTCTCGTAGACAGCGTTTCTTCAGACAAAAGCATCATTTTCAAAAAAGTGTATGTGAAAGGCAAACGTAAATTAATTCACATTTTCTAACATGCCATTACAtatgtttgctttctaaacttTCTATTTTCTGATTCAAAGCACTAAGAAAGCCAAAAGGAAAGGAAtcggaaggaaaaaaatgtatatttgaGACTGGCATTCAGAAATGCCACATTCAAGcccacagcagagctgaaaCATCCCACTAACTTCCAGTTGATTGAATGTACGAGTTACCCCACATTCCTCACAATCGGCCCCATCCCAATTATCACAAGTAATCCAGTAACgttaaaccaaaaccaaactcaCAACGGtgatgaaacaaaacagaaatgttaaCACTCAACTGACTTTTCAGGCTGTCAGTGCCCCAAATCTCAGCTCTGATGACCTGAGCTTTCACCCTAACGCTAGCTTTGGCTGGCACTAGTTTGCAAAATACTAGACTAGCATCCCTGGAGAGCACGAAGGAAGAAGGCCAGTATAGTACATAAAGGGGAACGGATGGCACTAGACTGCATTGACGATTCAACTCCTGGCTTGCCACAAAAGGTCAGAAATAATACAATGTGGTGCAGACCAACAGAAAGATGCCAGCAAGGAGATTGTTTTGTACAAGTTTAAAGCCCACACGTGGGTGGGGTGCAGGTAACTGTCCCCAGCACCCTGTGCTTCTCCTGCCTCACGCTGGTGCAGAATAGCAGAGGCTGACAGGAGACACACCACTGCCTGGATGCACCCTGGGATCAGCGCTGCTAGTTAAGACACACCAAGCAGAAGCCTTTGCTGGTTAAATGTTCCCACAGGAGAAAGAATGGAGAGAATCCAACCACCCTCCTCCATTCAAGAGTGTTAATACGTATCAAAAGAGCTACTTCTGGCACAAAAATTTCTCAAGCAAACAAAGTCCAGGTTTTCAGGTGTTGAAATGAATATGAGGAAACCAGATGTGGACATGAAACATCTGCCCCAGTGTGAATGGTGAAGCATGGTGCTGGGCACCATCAGGAGCGTTTGATCTTACCTGGCTGCTCAAAGAAATGTTCAGCTTTGATTTCTTGGACGTTTTAAGTTTCGCTCTCATTCTGGAAAGGTCCTGTGCAGCCTAGGAAGGAAGAGAGATCAGGTGGATTACCACAACCTTGCTTGTGTGAAGACACAATCAGTCACTTAACAGGTTTCTTTCCTTCATAACTACAAAATCCTTGTTACAGCAGCTAAGGTTTGAATAAAATGACTTAACAGTGCCACAGAGGTGACCTGGTTTGAACAAAAACACCCAAAGCAATGCAAAAAGAGTTGCtactgtgcattttaaaaagacaacacGTTAAACAGTATTGCTTAAAATTGAGTATTTCACCCAAGTGCTCTGCAAACTAGCAATACCCTTGGTTGGATTAGGCAAGGTATAGGGGTGGAAGCTCCTGTCTTGGGACCTGCCTTCAAGCGCCTCCCCTGCCAAACTCCCGCACAGGGCCTGGGAAAAGCCCCATTGCTTTTCCATCATCCAGAAACAAATATCAAAATGACAGGATATCCAATTGTTTATactaacaaaagaaaaggaatgtctTCCCTTGGCTCTTGCGCATTTATCTCTCTAAAGGCAAACCCGTGCGTGTGTAGTGCAGCACAGCAACAGCACTGTCCCCATTTCCAGGAGCTTTTATACAGTTCTTAACGCCAGTAAGTGTTCCTGTGTTCCAGCTTTTATGAGTTCCACGTGAAACAcattattttcttgtatttagcATAACCTTAGAAACACATTCCTCATAAAACGCTTATCAAAATGATGCCGAACTTACAAATCCTGGGAAGTCATAATTGAGCCCCTTTTCAGCCAGCCTCTTCCGTAAAAGCTTCTCCTTTCGCAGCAGTCtctttgtcatctttgcctTCTGAACGAGTGAGCGAATCTTATTGTACCGTCTGACCGCAGGCTGAGAAGGCTTCAGAAACATTCTCTTACTGTTTTTGAAGAGGTTTTCATGGACCCTTTCAGGAGATATGAACTGACCTGCATCATAAACATAGGACACTGAGTTACAGCAGAGCGACCTTCCCCACAACATGCACTCGCGTAACACAACTCAGTTCTCCTTAAGCTATCCACTGCACCAGCAGAGCACTCATATAGCATTTTTGGATCACAGAAGATGGAAAATAACTAAACATATATAACTATAACCACTAAGAGAACTGATAATGCATggatagaa encodes:
- the NIFK gene encoding MKI67 FHA domain-interacting nucleolar phosphoprotein, yielding MAEDAGPVSAGAAAPAKSFLALEPRLQRELQQKVQRARSGRAGKEELTPGVVYVGHLPRGLCEPQIQEYFEQFGKVTRLRLSRSKKTGATKGYGFIEFESDDVAKIVADTMNNYLFSERLLKCQFISPERVHENLFKNSKRMFLKPSQPAVRRYNKIRSLVQKAKMTKRLLRKEKLLRKRLAEKGLNYDFPGFAAQDLSRMRAKLKTSKKSKLNISLSSQDPTPVCTPSVLERRKASQADDDAEDSEITLKLPPANIKNAAQRPKKKPRAQPYVKKQK